A window of the Fuscovulum sp. genome harbors these coding sequences:
- a CDS encoding flagellar motor protein MotB — MARQGNAAPVVIKRKKVVSGGGHHGGAWKVAYADFVTAMMAFFLLMWLLNATTEKQRKGIADFFSPTIPVNRVSGGGDGVFGGDSILTEETLARNGVGASATDLMQTTRSKAEGGPTPEEVAAEEAVLREVESQLSAYTGESMVSDRLLRHVVTRLSDEGLVIELFDTPEETLFDPETADARPILRDLAAMLVEVTALATNKIAISGHVRAYPIILRTDPTWGLSAARAQTLRGLLGEAGLDEARMHRITGFASRRPATADPTNLRNNRVEVTLLRRQSAIGGF; from the coding sequence ATGGCCAGGCAAGGGAATGCCGCGCCAGTCGTCATCAAACGGAAAAAGGTCGTAAGTGGCGGTGGCCACCACGGCGGCGCATGGAAGGTGGCCTATGCCGACTTCGTGACCGCGATGATGGCCTTTTTTCTTTTGATGTGGCTGCTGAACGCGACAACGGAAAAGCAGCGCAAAGGGATTGCTGATTTCTTCAGCCCCACGATCCCCGTCAATCGCGTTTCGGGGGGCGGGGATGGCGTCTTCGGCGGCGATTCCATTCTGACGGAAGAAACGCTGGCACGAAACGGCGTCGGCGCTTCGGCAACCGACCTGATGCAGACCACCCGCTCTAAGGCCGAAGGTGGACCGACACCCGAAGAAGTCGCCGCGGAAGAGGCGGTTTTGCGCGAAGTGGAAAGCCAGCTTTCGGCCTATACCGGCGAAAGCATGGTCTCTGACAGGTTGCTTCGGCATGTTGTCACCCGCCTTTCGGATGAAGGACTGGTGATTGAACTTTTCGACACGCCAGAGGAAACCCTGTTCGATCCCGAAACCGCTGACGCGCGCCCGATCCTGCGGGATCTGGCTGCGATGCTGGTAGAGGTCACGGCGCTGGCCACCAACAAGATCGCCATTTCCGGCCATGTTCGGGCCTATCCGATCATCCTGCGCACTGATCCGACATGGGGCCTGTCCGCCGCCCGCGCCCAAACTCTGCGCGGGCTCTTGGGCGAAGCCGGGCTTGATGAGGCACGCATGCACCGGATCACCGGCTTTGCCAGTCGTCGCCCAGCCACAGCTGATCCGACCAACCTCCGCAACAACCGTGTTGAAGTGACCTTACTGCGCCGACAATCGGCAATCGGTGGCTTTTGA
- the mgrA gene encoding L-glyceraldehyde 3-phosphate reductase, with amino-acid sequence MTYTPAADRYSKMVYRTCGKSGLKLPAVSLGLWHNFGHDTPHQVKRDICRTAFDLGITHFDLANNYGPPPGSAEEAFGEIMKTDFANYRDELIISSKAGYLMWDGPYGEWGSRKYVIASCDQSLKRMGLDYVDIFYSHRFDPDTPLEETMLALDHIVRSGRALYVGISSYNSQRTREAYAILKELKTPFVIHQPSYNILNRWVEHDGLKETLAELGLGSIAFTPLAQGILTKKYLGGIPANSRAAQGKSLDPATITESALASVRALDDLAQKRGQTLAQMAIAWVLRDGGITTALIGASKPEQVVDCAGAIGNLTFTAEELAAIDRISREEDINLWARSSGE; translated from the coding sequence ATGACCTACACCCCCGCCGCTGACCGTTACTCGAAAATGGTCTACCGCACCTGCGGCAAGTCCGGCCTGAAACTTCCGGCCGTCTCACTTGGCCTGTGGCACAATTTCGGCCACGACACCCCGCATCAGGTAAAGCGCGACATCTGCCGCACGGCCTTTGATCTTGGCATCACCCATTTCGACCTTGCCAACAACTACGGCCCGCCCCCCGGCAGCGCCGAAGAGGCCTTTGGCGAAATCATGAAAACCGATTTCGCGAACTACCGGGACGAACTCATCATTTCGTCCAAAGCGGGCTATCTGATGTGGGACGGCCCCTATGGCGAATGGGGAAGCCGCAAGTATGTCATCGCCTCCTGCGATCAGTCGCTAAAGCGGATGGGGCTCGACTACGTCGACATCTTCTATTCGCACCGCTTCGATCCCGACACCCCGCTGGAAGAAACGATGCTTGCGCTTGATCACATCGTCCGCTCCGGCCGCGCGCTCTACGTGGGCATTTCCAGCTATAACAGCCAGCGCACGCGTGAGGCTTATGCCATCCTCAAGGAACTCAAGACCCCCTTCGTGATTCATCAGCCCAGCTACAACATCCTCAACCGCTGGGTGGAACATGACGGGCTGAAGGAAACGCTGGCCGAACTGGGCCTTGGTTCCATCGCCTTTACGCCGTTGGCTCAGGGTATTCTCACCAAGAAATACCTTGGCGGCATTCCGGCAAACAGCCGCGCCGCACAGGGCAAATCGCTTGACCCCGCGACGATCACCGAAAGCGCGCTGGCCTCTGTCCGCGCGCTGGATGATCTGGCCCAAAAGCGCGGGCAGACGCTGGCGCAGATGGCCATCGCCTGGGTTCTGCGCGATGGCGGCATCACCACGGCCCTGATCGGCGCGTCCAAACCCGAACAGGTGGTCGATTGTGCGGGTGCCATCGGCAACCTGACCTTCACCGCCGAAGAACTCGCCGCCATCGACCGCATCAGTCGGGAAGAGGACATCAACCTCTGGGCGCGCTCGTCCGGGGAATAG
- the xylA gene encoding xylose isomerase, with protein MTDFFKGIPQIKYEGPSSTNEFAFQHYNPDEVLLGKRMEEHMRFAIAYWHSFAWPGGDPFGGQTFDRPWFGDTMALAKLKADVAFEMFDILGAPFYCFHDADVRPEGATFAESKRNLDEIVDYLGEKQSSHKTQLLWGTANMFSHRRWMSGAATNPDPDVYAYAAATVKANMDATHKLGGANYVLWGGREGYETLLNTDLKAEREHAGRFLQQVVEYKHKIGFKGAILIEPKPQEPSKHQYDYDVATVYGFLVQFGLEHEVKVNIEQGHAILAGHSFEHEIATAAALGIFGSIDMNRNDYQSGWDTDQFPNNHAEKALAFYEILRAGGYTTGGTNFDAKIRRQSLDPEDLILAHVGGMDTCARALKSAAALLSDGALEKARADRYAGWEKADAKALLTGSLEDAAAVVTAKGLNPEPKSGRQERLENLWNRFI; from the coding sequence ATGACCGACTTCTTCAAAGGCATCCCCCAGATCAAGTATGAGGGGCCTTCCAGCACCAACGAATTCGCCTTCCAGCATTACAACCCGGATGAAGTTCTTCTGGGCAAGCGGATGGAAGAGCATATGCGCTTTGCCATCGCCTATTGGCACAGCTTTGCATGGCCGGGCGGCGACCCCTTTGGTGGTCAGACCTTTGATCGCCCCTGGTTCGGTGACACCATGGCGCTGGCGAAACTCAAGGCCGATGTGGCGTTCGAAATGTTCGATATCCTCGGCGCGCCCTTCTATTGCTTCCACGATGCCGACGTCCGCCCCGAAGGCGCCACCTTCGCCGAGTCAAAGCGCAATCTGGATGAAATCGTCGATTACCTGGGGGAGAAGCAGTCTTCCCACAAGACCCAGCTCCTCTGGGGTACCGCCAACATGTTCAGCCACCGCCGCTGGATGTCGGGTGCTGCGACGAACCCCGATCCCGATGTCTATGCCTATGCCGCCGCCACCGTGAAGGCCAATATGGACGCCACGCACAAACTGGGCGGCGCGAACTACGTCCTCTGGGGCGGGCGCGAAGGCTATGAGACGTTGCTGAACACAGACCTGAAGGCCGAACGCGAACATGCTGGCCGCTTCCTGCAACAGGTCGTGGAATACAAACACAAGATCGGCTTCAAGGGCGCGATCCTGATCGAACCGAAACCCCAGGAACCATCCAAGCATCAGTATGATTACGACGTGGCCACGGTCTACGGCTTCCTCGTTCAGTTCGGGCTTGAGCATGAGGTGAAGGTGAACATTGAACAGGGTCACGCCATCCTCGCGGGCCACAGTTTCGAACATGAGATTGCGACCGCCGCGGCACTGGGCATCTTCGGTTCCATCGACATGAACCGGAACGATTACCAGTCTGGCTGGGACACTGACCAGTTCCCGAACAACCATGCGGAAAAGGCGCTGGCCTTCTACGAAATCCTGCGCGCTGGCGGCTATACCACTGGCGGCACGAACTTCGACGCCAAGATCCGCCGCCAGTCGCTTGATCCCGAAGATCTCATCCTCGCCCATGTCGGTGGCATGGATACCTGCGCCCGCGCGCTCAAATCCGCCGCCGCGTTGCTGTCGGATGGGGCGCTGGAAAAGGCCCGCGCCGACCGCTACGCCGGTTGGGAAAAGGCCGATGCAAAGGCCCTGCTGACCGGGTCACTCGAGGATGCCGCAGCGGTGGTCACGGCCAAGGGATTGAACCCCGAACCGAAATCCGGCCGTCAGGAACGGCTGGAAAACCTCTGGAACCGCTTCATCTGA